A DNA window from Leptospira selangorensis contains the following coding sequences:
- a CDS encoding DoxX family protein: MIQKILKTDSDITSLILRITLAVVMFPHGAQKVLGWYGGYGFSGTYAYLTGAGFPGFLVILLFIAEFLGPIGLLSGLLTRVAAAGIAVAMTVAILPHTEHGFFMNWAGSQKGEGFEFHLLMVAISLALVIKGGGKLSLDGAISKN, translated from the coding sequence ATGATTCAAAAAATTCTCAAAACGGACTCGGATATAACATCCCTAATTCTAAGGATAACACTTGCAGTTGTGATGTTCCCACATGGAGCACAAAAGGTACTAGGCTGGTATGGCGGATACGGATTCTCCGGAACTTATGCATACTTAACCGGCGCAGGCTTTCCCGGTTTCTTGGTTATACTTTTATTCATCGCAGAATTTTTGGGACCTATCGGATTACTTTCGGGTCTTCTTACAAGAGTAGCCGCAGCAGGGATCGCAGTCGCAATGACAGTCGCGATACTTCCTCATACAGAGCACGGTTTCTTTATGAACTGGGCAGGAAGCCAAAAGGGAGAAGGTTTCGAATTCCATCTATTGATGGTAGCAATCTCCTTAGCATTGGTGATCAAGGGAGGAGGAAAACTTTCCTTGGATGGAGCGATCTCCAAAAACTAA
- a CDS encoding MarR family winged helix-turn-helix transcriptional regulator: MATHYKGKPRDIKVLDAYIKLSRCADSIRTMEEKFLNQYNLTSGQFGCLETLYHLGPMCQKEIGQKIFSCEGNITQIIDNLEKRNLVIRVRSEEDRRYFIINLTDKGNELIGTSFPDYLEQLKGKMSCLSDEELKNLGQICKTVGLKSA, translated from the coding sequence ATGGCCACTCATTATAAAGGAAAGCCTAGAGATATAAAGGTACTCGATGCCTATATCAAATTGAGTCGTTGTGCGGATTCCATTCGCACAATGGAGGAAAAATTCCTTAACCAGTATAATCTGACCAGCGGCCAATTTGGATGTTTGGAAACCCTATATCATCTTGGCCCTATGTGCCAAAAAGAGATTGGTCAAAAAATATTTTCCTGCGAAGGAAATATCACACAGATCATAGACAATTTAGAAAAAAGAAATCTAGTGATCAGAGTCAGAAGTGAAGAAGACAGACGTTATTTTATCATCAATCTTACCGACAAAGGAAATGAGCTCATCGGAACTTCTTTCCCTGATTATTTGGAGCAGTTGAAGGGCAAGATGTCCTGCCTCAGCGACGAAGAACTCAAAAATTTAGGACAGATCTGCAAGACTGTCGGACTCAAATCCGCGTAA
- a CDS encoding aldo/keto reductase gives MQNLTLNQSIRLNNGVEMPVFGLGVWKTRSGKECIDSVLNALEFGYRHIDTAKIYGNESDVGEAIKKSGIPRKELFITTKLWNSDQRNPRKYLEESLQALELDKIDLYLIHFPVAGTRKQAWKELEKAYKEGLVRAIGVSNYTIPHLQELFEYAEITPTVNQVEYHPFLNQNELLNTCKKNNIVLEAYSPLAHGQKISDPKLATFAAKYGKTPAQILIRWAIDKGLVVIPKSVKKERILENSQVFDFKLSESDLAEIETWNENFRTCWDPTGA, from the coding sequence ATGCAAAATTTAACCTTAAATCAATCCATCCGACTCAATAACGGAGTAGAAATGCCGGTATTCGGTCTAGGGGTTTGGAAAACAAGATCCGGAAAAGAATGTATAGATTCAGTTTTGAATGCGTTAGAATTCGGATACAGACATATAGACACTGCTAAAATTTACGGAAACGAATCGGATGTGGGGGAAGCCATTAAAAAAAGCGGGATCCCAAGAAAGGAATTATTTATCACCACAAAACTTTGGAATAGTGACCAAAGAAATCCACGCAAGTATTTAGAAGAGTCCTTACAAGCCCTAGAACTGGACAAAATAGATTTGTATCTCATCCACTTTCCCGTAGCAGGAACCAGAAAACAAGCATGGAAAGAATTGGAAAAGGCCTATAAAGAAGGTTTGGTCCGAGCGATAGGAGTAAGCAATTATACAATCCCTCACTTACAGGAATTATTCGAGTACGCAGAGATTACCCCTACAGTAAACCAAGTGGAATACCATCCATTCTTAAACCAAAACGAACTTCTAAACACTTGCAAAAAGAATAATATAGTTTTGGAAGCATATAGCCCCCTCGCCCATGGCCAAAAAATTTCGGACCCAAAACTTGCAACTTTTGCTGCAAAATATGGAAAAACTCCTGCTCAAATTCTTATTCGTTGGGCAATCGACAAAGGATTGGTTGTGATCCCAAAATCAGTTAAAAAAGAAAGGATCTTGGAGAATTCCCAAGTATTCGATTTTAAACTGAGCGAATCGGATCTGGCAGAAATAGAAACTTGGAATGAGAACTTTCGGACCTGCTGGGATCCAACCGGGGCTTAA
- a CDS encoding DUF6962 family protein encodes MQISTAISDLILAIFAIWGGLSVQSSAKGNVSKKGGAYGLFLIGLGALLGVVFFLGGDWISPIYRPIVHIAGVVGVPWIGIAFFNAGFGKINGKTWNLLSLILLVLAILSYLYPLGLYTTLIGAIALIAVLVVCIQKYKGSHKTAALYGIAGALLFILSGLVIGTVGTIAGFPRVDIFHYGLAAASYCLGYSLKRIG; translated from the coding sequence ATGCAAATTAGTACTGCTATTTCGGATTTAATATTGGCGATCTTCGCCATATGGGGCGGTCTTTCCGTCCAGTCTTCCGCTAAAGGAAATGTTTCTAAAAAAGGAGGAGCCTATGGTCTTTTTCTGATTGGATTAGGCGCTCTTCTTGGTGTGGTTTTCTTTTTGGGCGGAGATTGGATCAGCCCAATTTATAGACCTATCGTGCATATTGCAGGAGTGGTTGGAGTTCCTTGGATCGGGATCGCATTTTTTAATGCAGGTTTCGGAAAGATAAACGGTAAAACTTGGAACCTTCTAAGCTTAATCTTATTGGTTTTAGCTATATTAAGTTATCTTTATCCTCTAGGTTTATACACTACCTTGATCGGAGCGATTGCATTGATCGCAGTTTTGGTAGTATGTATCCAAAAATACAAAGGTTCTCATAAGACAGCAGCATTGTATGGGATCGCGGGGGCTTTGCTCTTCATTCTATCCGGGCTTGTGATCGGAACTGTAGGAACAATCGCAGGATTTCCTAGAGTGGATATATTCCATTATGGATTAGCGGCAGCTTCTTATTGCCTAGGATATTCTTTAAAAAGAATCGGATAA
- a CDS encoding LIC_13029 family protein: MGEIQSKPAGSREILEASDLKTLKDKKTSREISVLLYRVLFRSDEVRGGSVKVVKETFIRTHSNHPEQFPILDRAKFVRDMISVFKTSTVLNPEKLESFFASVHAAFQSEIRYLLGKSTQFTFDIMFQVIESILQEMSHPEDQRTVDVKDRELILKHFRAYNDLSKFFNKMGTSKAVIDKKDEIITEISINHKEITIVSIENMFRNILAQILLSRKYNCGTLIDKWSTEYGFGPEQAQSMRNYIQETAPLTDFRTQYANALRAIGTENDMDLMFLRTLSNYYSSWVTQVSEQIPA, from the coding sequence ATGGGAGAAATCCAGAGCAAGCCAGCAGGAAGCAGAGAAATTCTCGAAGCTTCTGACTTAAAAACTCTGAAAGATAAAAAAACTTCCCGAGAGATCTCAGTTCTTCTCTATCGAGTTTTATTTCGAAGCGATGAGGTCCGGGGAGGCTCGGTTAAAGTAGTCAAAGAGACTTTTATCCGTACCCATTCCAATCACCCGGAACAATTCCCTATCCTAGACAGAGCCAAATTCGTTCGGGATATGATCTCGGTATTCAAGACTTCTACCGTACTCAATCCTGAAAAGTTAGAGTCATTCTTTGCCAGTGTGCATGCTGCATTTCAAAGCGAGATCAGATATTTATTAGGTAAGTCCACTCAGTTCACTTTCGATATCATGTTCCAAGTGATAGAATCTATCCTTCAAGAGATGAGTCACCCGGAAGACCAAAGAACTGTGGATGTAAAAGATAGGGAACTGATCTTAAAACATTTTAGAGCATATAACGATCTTTCTAAATTTTTCAATAAGATGGGAACTTCTAAGGCAGTGATCGATAAGAAGGACGAGATCATCACTGAGATCTCTATCAATCATAAGGAAATCACGATTGTTTCTATCGAGAATATGTTCAGAAATATTTTGGCCCAGATACTTCTTTCCCGTAAGTACAATTGTGGGACTCTGATCGATAAATGGTCTACTGAATACGGCTTTGGTCCGGAACAAGCCCAGTCTATGAGAAATTATATCCAAGAGACTGCGCCTCTGACGGATTTTAGGACACAATACGCTAACGCATTACGCGCTATTGGAACTGAGAATGATATGGACTTAATGTTCCTTAGAACTCTATCCAACTATTATTCTTCTTGGGTAACTCAGGTATCCGAACAGATCCCTGCTTAA
- a CDS encoding DUF2804 domain-containing protein, producing MQKIIGPENQVHYGVWDGPIEFNHHDFTLLDFFGKEIKGLKKKFAFHSFNYLGIMMEDCLVGIAAVSLGYAYNVFAYLYKFDQGKVYEFDVKGPDLGLALKFPANPDEYEISFKKGKSFLNIRKSHSEGKLLLDANFGNKLEISGEFPYSLITHNPLRVLNPSEPSRWTFTEKCSPLIPDRISVKYEKKELVRDPSRTTMVYDWSGGYLRRETNWYWAAFSSVLPDRTKIGANFAALVNESFFPENAYWIDSERQRVSRCIFDFSHKDPYKPWRLWDEDGRIRLEFEPKGERREKVNLIWTKLYFRQFVGKFSGSFRPEKGKEVQIKDVWGFTEFHRSLW from the coding sequence ATGCAAAAAATTATCGGACCCGAAAATCAAGTACACTATGGAGTTTGGGATGGTCCGATCGAATTCAATCATCATGATTTTACTCTTCTGGATTTTTTCGGAAAAGAGATCAAAGGGCTCAAAAAGAAGTTCGCTTTCCATTCTTTCAATTATCTAGGGATCATGATGGAAGACTGCTTGGTCGGGATAGCGGCAGTGAGTCTTGGATATGCGTATAACGTGTTTGCGTATCTGTATAAATTCGATCAGGGTAAGGTCTATGAATTCGATGTAAAAGGACCCGACTTAGGTCTTGCCTTAAAATTCCCCGCTAATCCGGATGAATACGAGATCTCTTTCAAAAAGGGAAAGTCCTTTCTGAATATCCGCAAGTCCCATTCGGAAGGAAAACTTCTACTAGATGCAAACTTTGGAAATAAATTGGAGATCTCTGGAGAATTCCCGTATTCTCTGATCACTCATAATCCTCTTAGAGTTCTAAATCCTTCCGAGCCAAGTCGTTGGACATTCACTGAAAAATGTTCTCCTCTGATACCTGATCGTATCAGTGTAAAATATGAGAAGAAGGAACTGGTCCGAGATCCTTCCAGGACTACCATGGTCTATGATTGGTCTGGTGGTTATTTAAGAAGAGAGACAAATTGGTATTGGGCAGCGTTCTCTTCCGTGCTGCCGGATAGGACCAAGATAGGCGCTAATTTTGCCGCTTTGGTAAACGAAAGTTTTTTTCCGGAGAATGCTTACTGGATCGATTCCGAAAGGCAACGAGTCAGTAGATGTATATTCGATTTTTCTCATAAAGATCCGTACAAACCATGGAGACTTTGGGACGAAGATGGACGTATCCGTTTGGAATTCGAACCAAAGGGAGAAAGAAGAGAAAAAGTGAATCTGATCTGGACTAAATTATATTTCAGACAATTTGTAGGAAAATTTTCAGGAAGTTTTAGACCGGAAAAAGGAAAGGAAGTCCAGATCAAAGATGTTTGGGGTTTCACTGAATTCCATAGGTCTCTTTGGTAG
- a CDS encoding acyltransferase family protein has protein sequence MHNLKSENPIRILSIDLLRGLTVAGMILVNNPGTWSNMYWPLKHAKWDGCTPTDLVFPFFLFVVGASIPFSVSNGIQEFPKILKRASILIFLGLFLNFFGEWSFSNLRFPGVLQRIGFVYFFGAIVYREKNLKFRIFLFLTLLISYWYLQEFVPPPGTLEPSMKEGKDWGAWIDREIFGQAHLWKFGKVWDPEGLLTSFTSIGSVFCGIFAGEFIKVSLDKKESLLSISGKIALGALVVLFVGGVWGIYYPINKSLWTGTYSLWTAGWALLVISLFLILEKFNGFGLQALQSFLLPFGKNALLVFFGSGIFARSLNIIMVSSPEGKKIPLKNLIYLEYYKSWIDSPELSSFLYSITVLTLWFLILFFLDKKRLYWKI, from the coding sequence ATTCATAACTTGAAATCTGAGAATCCGATCCGCATCTTATCCATAGATCTTTTAAGAGGTCTGACTGTTGCAGGGATGATCCTGGTAAATAATCCGGGTACCTGGTCCAATATGTATTGGCCTCTCAAACACGCAAAATGGGACGGATGTACTCCGACCGACTTGGTGTTCCCTTTTTTTCTTTTTGTGGTTGGCGCTTCTATTCCTTTCTCGGTATCCAATGGAATACAAGAATTTCCTAAAATACTAAAACGCGCATCTATCCTGATCTTTCTGGGATTGTTTTTGAATTTTTTCGGAGAATGGAGTTTTTCCAATCTTAGATTTCCCGGAGTTTTGCAGAGAATAGGATTCGTATACTTTTTCGGAGCGATCGTGTATCGTGAGAAAAATCTGAAATTCAGGATCTTTTTATTTTTAACATTACTGATCTCTTATTGGTATTTACAGGAATTTGTTCCTCCTCCTGGAACTTTAGAACCAAGCATGAAAGAAGGAAAAGACTGGGGAGCCTGGATAGATAGGGAAATTTTCGGCCAAGCACATTTATGGAAATTCGGTAAGGTCTGGGATCCGGAAGGACTTTTAACTTCTTTCACATCGATAGGCTCGGTGTTCTGCGGGATTTTTGCGGGAGAATTTATAAAAGTTTCTTTAGACAAGAAAGAGTCTCTTCTTTCTATTTCAGGTAAAATCGCGTTAGGTGCTCTTGTTGTATTGTTTGTGGGCGGAGTTTGGGGAATTTATTATCCGATCAATAAAAGTTTATGGACCGGAACGTATTCTTTATGGACTGCGGGCTGGGCCTTGCTCGTTATTTCTTTATTTTTAATTTTAGAAAAGTTTAATGGATTTGGGCTGCAGGCTTTGCAAAGTTTTCTTCTTCCTTTCGGAAAGAATGCTTTACTCGTGTTTTTCGGTTCGGGGATTTTTGCCAGAAGTTTGAATATAATTATGGTCTCTTCTCCGGAAGGGAAAAAAATCCCTTTGAAAAATCTGATCTATCTAGAATATTATAAAAGCTGGATAGATTCCCCGGAGTTGAGTTCCTTTTTGTATTCTATAACTGTGCTGACTTTATGGTTTTTGATCCTTTTCTTTTTAGATAAAAAAAGACTGTATTGGAAAATTTAA
- a CDS encoding response regulator, with translation MTKILCVDDAPTVLKLLDFTLTEEGYSVCKAAGPDEALTKIESDGPFDIGIFDVNMPGRTGIELTKEVLRTEKGKSMKILILTTESSDAMKSQGKDAGAKGWMIKPFNDEDLLAAVKHLIGS, from the coding sequence ATGACTAAGATACTCTGCGTAGACGACGCTCCCACGGTTTTAAAACTTTTAGATTTCACTCTTACGGAAGAAGGTTATTCCGTATGTAAGGCCGCGGGTCCCGATGAAGCCCTGACTAAAATAGAATCGGATGGCCCATTTGATATAGGGATATTCGACGTGAATATGCCAGGTAGAACGGGAATAGAACTTACTAAGGAAGTTTTAAGAACAGAAAAAGGGAAAAGTATGAAAATTCTGATTCTAACCACTGAGTCCAGTGATGCTATGAAATCACAAGGAAAAGATGCGGGCGCAAAGGGTTGGATGATCAAACCCTTCAACGACGAGGATCTTTTAGCCGCGGTAAAACACCTGATCGGTTCTTAA
- the cheB gene encoding chemotaxis-specific protein-glutamate methyltransferase CheB, which translates to MIRVYIIDDNRIVREIIASQLQDDPRFTVVGSSTATEAMKEVLKAKPDVITLDVEMPDISGIEFLQWLMPKFPIPVIMLSSFTEAGAKVTLDSLQAGALDFVQKADGSEEDFLRMMLELKNKIRACAKTNVSDVLNRKQKTSQTKTRDSSAVSKIKLIAIGASTGGTQAIEYLLRNLPGELPPILIVQHMPEYFTGMFAERLDSVSPLRIQEAEEGQSITKGNVYVARGDHHMEIGDPPYYNIRIHKKEKVTGHRPSVDVLFHSISRSPLASFCAAFLLTGMGKDGAKGLKALSEKGAMTFGQDESTSVVYGMPREAFEMGAVKEQISLDNIPEKISELCFGTANSYN; encoded by the coding sequence ATGATCAGAGTGTATATCATAGACGATAACCGGATTGTCCGTGAGATAATTGCTTCCCAGTTACAAGATGATCCTAGATTTACGGTGGTCGGTTCTTCTACTGCAACCGAGGCGATGAAAGAAGTTCTAAAAGCAAAACCGGACGTGATCACTTTAGATGTAGAGATGCCCGATATCAGTGGGATAGAATTTCTACAATGGCTTATGCCTAAATTCCCTATTCCGGTTATCATGCTTAGCTCCTTCACAGAAGCGGGAGCAAAGGTAACATTAGATTCTTTGCAAGCGGGAGCCTTGGACTTCGTTCAAAAAGCGGACGGGAGCGAAGAAGATTTCCTGAGAATGATGCTGGAACTTAAGAATAAGATCCGAGCCTGCGCCAAAACAAATGTTTCCGATGTCCTGAATCGGAAACAAAAGACTTCTCAAACAAAAACTAGGGACTCCTCCGCGGTTTCTAAGATCAAATTGATCGCTATCGGAGCTTCTACAGGCGGAACACAAGCAATAGAATATTTACTTCGAAATCTTCCGGGAGAACTTCCTCCTATTTTGATCGTACAACATATGCCTGAATATTTTACGGGAATGTTCGCAGAAAGATTGGATTCCGTTTCTCCTCTAAGGATCCAAGAAGCCGAAGAAGGTCAGAGTATCACAAAAGGAAACGTGTATGTAGCCAGGGGAGATCATCATATGGAAATAGGAGATCCTCCATATTATAATATTCGAATACATAAAAAGGAGAAGGTCACAGGCCATAGACCTTCCGTAGACGTATTATTCCATTCAATTTCAAGATCCCCATTGGCTTCATTTTGTGCTGCGTTCCTTCTCACCGGAATGGGAAAGGATGGAGCAAAAGGGCTCAAAGCACTTTCTGAAAAAGGCGCGATGACATTCGGGCAAGACGAATCCACATCCGTAGTATACGGAATGCCTAGAGAAGCATTCGAGATGGGTGCGGTAAAAGAACAGATCTCTTTAGATAATATCCCTGAAAAAATTTCAGAGTTATGTTTCGGAACAGCAAACAGTTATAATTAA
- a CDS encoding chemotaxis protein CheA, whose protein sequence is MDREHLLSEFVSEARDLIDSAETSLLTLEEEIETVGQGNPETLNKAFRFFHTLKGSSGLLKLETVVKITHLGETLLDILRNQDKVTEFDFSDDLMETLDLLRRIFDRVEEERTDSGFEQETEVIRNKLKEQLDRISKSSEKEKTAPENKFGFFEEVAPPAPKGFGFFEEETKPAIVEKIPAPSSEVNPVIQEVQTVEKKKDIRITTDKLDQLMDFMGELVIAESNVIHHPELEGLRLEGFRSAARHLHKIVRDLQEVTLSMRMVPLSSTFQKMNRLVRDLQKRSQKKLDFKIGGEDTEVDKSVVEIIQDPIIHLLRNSIDHGLEVSEERAELGKKEKGIIRLQARQSANEVWILVADDGRGLDREKIINKAREKGILKGNPDEMSDKEVFQLIFTPGFSTAEKLTDISGRGVGMDIVLQNIKKLNGKVEVRSKKGEGTTFILRIPLTLGIIEGTVFEVGGTYLTLPTIEISELVSLKDQKLIHPYKDQEVLDLRGIYIPVIRINDLLGLREKLEYKSKNPVLIILENEDRYLGILVDEVLGNQNIVIKPLSSSIQKAQGVNGFTILGNGRVSLILDTKFLFEKFHGNTASTSTGENSNLSLEKLA, encoded by the coding sequence ATGGATCGAGAACATCTTCTTTCGGAATTCGTTTCGGAAGCCCGAGACCTGATCGACTCCGCGGAAACTTCTCTTCTAACATTAGAAGAGGAGATCGAAACCGTAGGCCAAGGGAATCCGGAAACTTTAAACAAAGCCTTCCGTTTTTTCCATACTCTTAAGGGTTCTTCCGGTTTATTAAAACTGGAAACGGTGGTTAAGATCACTCATCTAGGCGAAACACTTCTAGATATATTAAGAAATCAAGATAAAGTTACCGAGTTCGATTTCAGCGACGATCTGATGGAAACTTTGGATCTTCTCCGCAGGATATTTGATCGAGTAGAAGAAGAAAGAACTGATTCCGGTTTCGAACAAGAAACCGAGGTCATCCGCAATAAACTTAAAGAACAATTGGATCGAATTTCCAAAAGTTCCGAAAAAGAAAAAACGGCTCCAGAAAATAAATTCGGATTTTTTGAAGAAGTGGCTCCCCCTGCTCCGAAAGGATTCGGATTTTTCGAAGAAGAGACCAAACCCGCAATCGTGGAAAAAATTCCGGCTCCTTCTTCTGAAGTTAACCCAGTTATCCAAGAAGTCCAAACCGTGGAGAAAAAGAAGGATATTCGTATCACTACGGATAAACTGGACCAACTCATGGACTTCATGGGAGAACTAGTAATAGCAGAGTCTAACGTGATCCATCATCCTGAATTAGAAGGACTAAGGTTAGAAGGTTTCCGTTCTGCAGCAAGACATCTGCACAAGATCGTAAGAGATCTGCAAGAAGTTACATTATCTATGAGAATGGTACCTTTATCTTCTACCTTCCAAAAAATGAATCGGTTGGTAAGGGACTTACAAAAACGTTCTCAAAAAAAATTGGATTTCAAGATTGGTGGAGAAGACACGGAAGTAGATAAGTCCGTAGTAGAGATCATCCAAGATCCGATCATCCATTTATTAAGAAATTCTATCGATCACGGTTTAGAAGTTTCGGAAGAAAGAGCAGAATTAGGTAAAAAAGAAAAAGGGATCATCCGTTTACAAGCAAGGCAATCCGCAAACGAAGTTTGGATCCTAGTAGCGGATGACGGACGAGGGCTCGATCGGGAAAAGATCATCAATAAAGCCAGAGAAAAAGGTATCCTAAAAGGAAATCCAGATGAAATGAGTGATAAGGAAGTTTTCCAACTCATATTCACTCCCGGATTTTCTACCGCAGAAAAACTCACCGATATTTCCGGCAGAGGTGTCGGAATGGATATCGTTCTCCAAAATATTAAAAAACTAAACGGTAAAGTAGAGGTACGCTCCAAAAAAGGAGAAGGTACCACTTTCATTTTAAGGATCCCACTTACTTTAGGGATTATTGAAGGAACTGTTTTTGAAGTTGGCGGAACTTATCTAACTCTTCCTACGATAGAAATTAGTGAATTGGTGAGTCTAAAAGACCAGAAATTGATCCATCCTTATAAAGACCAAGAGGTCTTGGACTTGAGAGGGATCTATATACCTGTGATACGGATCAATGATCTACTTGGTCTCAGGGAAAAGTTAGAATATAAAAGTAAAAATCCTGTCTTAATCATTCTGGAAAATGAGGACAGATATTTAGGGATACTCGTGGACGAAGTATTAGGAAATCAGAATATTGTGATCAAACCTCTTTCTTCCTCCATCCAAAAGGCACAAGGTGTAAACGGATTTACGATCTTAGGAAATGGAAGAGTAAGTTTGATCCTGGATACTAAATTCCTATTCGAAAAATTCCACGGCAATACTGCATCTACATCCACCGGCGAAAACTCAAATCTGAGTTTGGAAAAATTGGCTTAA
- a CDS encoding HAMP domain-containing methyl-accepting chemotaxis protein yields MSVKAKLTIGFSTVVVLLIFVAGFAIYRLNTFNAVVTKAVNVSAKKSTMLLAMRTAILKVTRAEKNTILSTEEEDMKKYIGETETNLSLLPQLETDVYPLLQEAGKRNMDELKIVEKDYRATLKKVLDLAYINKNVEAREISQKQLRAHLDKMEGYLNQMIDRAQKELDDANKSTDELYAETTFLMILIPIISSLIAIASAVWITISVNKALNTALEVVGSVSSAAAQVSATAFSLSQSSNEQAASLEETTAAVEEMSSTIEQNSHNAKETNSMAESSARDASKGRKSVLETLNAMKKISGKVNIIEEIAYQTNLLALNAAIEAARAGKHGKGFAVVADEVRKLAERSQIAAQEINGLSKDSVERAEDAGKLIEEIVPSIENTAKLIQEISVSSDEQARGITQINTAMVQLDQATQENAAASEELASTAKELNEQAETLLEVMGTLIKIREEVLTASKGKSKKQDRGTSPATQQIKSHFHAPHFDLKHAASQFGNAKKDTKKASNGKNFLPLIEEESEATSQSENSSGSEENSGEIKV; encoded by the coding sequence ATGAGCGTCAAAGCCAAATTAACCATAGGATTCTCAACCGTAGTCGTTCTGTTGATCTTCGTAGCAGGATTTGCTATATATCGTTTAAATACTTTTAATGCAGTAGTTACTAAAGCAGTCAATGTCTCCGCCAAAAAATCGACCATGCTTTTAGCAATGAGGACAGCAATACTCAAAGTCACCCGAGCGGAGAAAAACACCATCCTTTCCACCGAAGAAGAAGATATGAAAAAGTATATCGGTGAAACGGAAACGAATTTATCACTTTTACCTCAATTGGAAACAGATGTTTATCCACTTCTCCAAGAAGCGGGTAAAAGGAATATGGACGAATTAAAAATAGTAGAGAAAGATTATAGAGCTACTCTGAAAAAAGTTTTAGATCTCGCATACATCAACAAAAACGTAGAAGCAAGAGAGATCTCTCAAAAACAATTAAGAGCACATTTAGACAAGATGGAAGGTTACTTAAACCAAATGATCGATCGTGCCCAAAAGGAATTGGATGACGCAAATAAGAGCACTGACGAATTATACGCGGAAACCACCTTCTTGATGATCCTCATCCCGATCATTTCTTCTTTGATCGCCATCGCTTCCGCGGTCTGGATCACAATTTCGGTCAATAAGGCACTGAATACTGCGTTAGAAGTAGTAGGTTCAGTTTCTTCTGCGGCAGCTCAGGTTTCGGCAACCGCATTTTCTTTGAGCCAATCTTCCAATGAACAAGCGGCCAGTTTAGAAGAAACTACGGCAGCAGTGGAAGAAATGTCTTCTACGATAGAACAAAATTCTCATAATGCAAAAGAGACAAACTCTATGGCAGAATCTTCTGCGAGAGATGCAAGCAAGGGTAGAAAATCAGTATTAGAAACTTTAAATGCAATGAAGAAGATCTCGGGCAAAGTTAATATTATAGAAGAGATCGCTTACCAAACTAACCTACTAGCATTAAACGCTGCAATTGAAGCAGCAAGAGCAGGTAAACACGGAAAAGGATTCGCGGTCGTTGCTGACGAAGTAAGAAAACTTGCGGAAAGAAGTCAGATCGCAGCCCAAGAGATCAATGGACTTTCTAAAGATTCGGTAGAACGTGCTGAAGATGCAGGAAAACTGATAGAAGAGATCGTTCCGAGTATAGAGAATACTGCAAAGTTAATCCAGGAAATTTCAGTTTCTTCGGACGAACAAGCAAGAGGTATCACTCAAATCAATACCGCAATGGTTCAATTGGATCAGGCTACTCAGGAAAATGCCGCTGCGTCGGAAGAGTTAGCTTCCACTGCGAAAGAATTGAACGAACAAGCGGAAACTCTTTTGGAAGTAATGGGAACTCTGATCAAAATCAGAGAAGAAGTATTAACCGCTTCCAAAGGAAAATCAAAAAAGCAGGATAGAGGTACTTCTCCTGCAACTCAACAGATCAAGTCTCATTTTCACGCTCCTCATTTCGATCTAAAACATGCGGCTTCTCAATTCGGAAATGCAAAGAAGGATACGAAAAAGGCATCCAATGGAAAAAATTTCCTTCCGCTGATAGAAGAAGAATCTGAGGCAACTAGCCAATCTGAAAATTCTTCCGGATCAGAAGAAAACTCCGGCGAAATCAAAGTATAA